In Mauremys reevesii isolate NIE-2019 linkage group 13, ASM1616193v1, whole genome shotgun sequence, the sequence attgggggagtcatggtggataatcagctgaacatgagctcccagtgtgacactgtgggggaaaaaaagagctaTTGCTATCCTGAAATTTTAAGTGCTTGGCTTTAAAACATAAAGAACTTTCTTTTAGCACAGAATGTTATTCTATATAATtgtgaatatatattttaaatgactagagctggtcagacttttttctgttctttttgttagattctttggtttttgtttgttggtttttgtttgttttttggtgtgGGGGCGAAAACTTGAGGTGTTTGTcaagaaacaaaatatatttttttctttttggccaattaaaccttttaaaaaaaatcaaacacagcCACTGACAAACCAAAAAATGGCCAAAAACTGCTAAAAAGAACCAGAGAAAAAAATATCAGaagctttaaatatttttgatttcCAACTTtctaacttaatttaaaaaaaaattggaaagaaaacccttcccacaaaaaaaaaaaatcaaaaaccaaattCTCtctaggaaaaaaaagagagagagagagatttgatgGCTAATTTTCAACCAGTTTTAAAAGTGACAGATTATGAAACTTCAAAAGTTGCCTACGATGAAATCAACAAAGGTGAATGATTTTGCTAATATCaaaaatcagtaaaaaatttGCTGGGGGGTGCCCCCTCCAATCCACACACCTTCTACATTTCAAATTTTAGAAGGGGCCAATTTGTAATCACTTGATTTACAATCTGGACTAGAAAATGAGAGAATCTGAAATTCAGTCTTTATTCATCAATTACATGCTGTGAATTTGGGGAGATTACACTATATTCTTCACACAGTGCAAAACTCCATGTTTTAAGTGAAAATCTGAATGCTACCATGAGTATAGATGTTCTACCACCAACTCCATAAGTCTATTTATATGCTCagtgccagatccccagctggcatCAACTGACAGTAGCACCATTGGAGTCAATGAGTCAGATTCACCGCTGGTGTGAATTGTCAGCACTCCATTCAGCTAAGTGCGGCCGTCTATATTGCAGATCTGCATATGAGGAAATCAGCAGAACCTGCAGCCATGCACCTGCATGCAGAGTCTAGCCCTCAGTGTGTAAGTTACCTCAGTGGAGGCTCCATTCTCCTCCCATCCTCATAATGAGGATCCTCTGTGCCTGGCCGACATGTCTCGGCTCGGTGCACTGTGCTATTGTATGTGGAAGTGCTTGTTCACGTTGGCCACTAttatctcctcctctctctccatccTGTGTGCGCTACAGGGATCCACACTGATGGGATGGAGCATGGCAACCTCACATGGGTGACGGAATTCATGCTGCTGGGGCTATCCGAGGCCTACAGGGTCCagctcttcctcttcttcctcttcctgcttTTCTACATAGTCATCCTCCCAGGCAACGTCCTTATCATCCTCACCATCCGGAGTGACCCCTGCCTGGGCTCCCCCATGTACTTCCTTCTGGCCAACCTGGCCTTCCTGGACATTTGCTTCTGCTCTGTTACTCCCCCAAAGATGCTGGCTGACTTCTTCTCCCACCGCAAGACCATCTCCTACGGGGGCTGCATGGCCCAGCTCTTCTTCACCCACTTCCTGGGAGCAGCTGAGATCTTCCTGCTCATTATTATGGCCTATGATCGTTATGTGGCCATCTGTAAACCTTTGCACTATGCCAGCATTGTGAGCAGGGGGGTCTGCTGTGCCCTGGTTGGGGCTGCCTGGGTGGGAGGCTTCATGCACTCCATAGTCCAGGTGGCTTTGACCATCAGGTTGCCCTTCTGCGGCCCCAACAAGCTGGACAACTTCTTCTGTGATGTGCCTCAGGTGATCAAGCTGGCCTGCACTGACACCTACGTGGTGGAGATGCTGATATTCTCCAACAGCGGCTTGGTCACCTTGGTGTGCTttgtcctcctcctcatctcctacACCGTCCTGCTGGTCAAGCTCAGGATTCAGTCCCTCTGCGGGAAGAACAAAGCAGCCTCCACCTGTGTCACTCACATCATCGTGGTCTTCATCATGTTCGTCCCCGCCCTCTACATCTATGCCCGCCCCTTCCGCAGCTTCCCCCTGGACAAGGTGGTGTCCCTGTTCCACACCGTGGTCTTCCCACTACTGAACCCCATGATCTACACACTCAGGAACAAGGAGATCATCAATGCCATGAAGAGACTGATGA encodes:
- the LOC120380620 gene encoding olfactory receptor 4N5-like; amino-acid sequence: MEHGNLTWVTEFMLLGLSEAYRVQLFLFFLFLLFYIVILPGNVLIILTIRSDPCLGSPMYFLLANLAFLDICFCSVTPPKMLADFFSHRKTISYGGCMAQLFFTHFLGAAEIFLLIIMAYDRYVAICKPLHYASIVSRGVCCALVGAAWVGGFMHSIVQVALTIRLPFCGPNKLDNFFCDVPQVIKLACTDTYVVEMLIFSNSGLVTLVCFVLLLISYTVLLVKLRIQSLCGKNKAASTCVTHIIVVFIMFVPALYIYARPFRSFPLDKVVSLFHTVVFPLLNPMIYTLRNKEIINAMKRLMIRYSHWGGK